Proteins encoded within one genomic window of Triticum aestivum cultivar Chinese Spring chromosome 2D, IWGSC CS RefSeq v2.1, whole genome shotgun sequence:
- the LOC123053822 gene encoding dol-P-Glc:Glc(2)Man(9)GlcNAc(2)-PP-Dol alpha-1,2-glucosyltransferase isoform X3, whose amino-acid sequence MAMVCGVLVHDLLLCIKPGIGKTKATAYAILVALYPVHWFFTFLYYTDVASLASVLAMYLSCLKKRFWVSALFGALSILFRQTNVIWMIFFAANGAIAYVQDLSLSDCLSDENSEPTDKSRTEVSDRDSKVSALGLRRRRTNHPIRKRGVVSGSTKSHTSFTEELFDIGFKIWNSKCKVLITFAPFAIVLVAFGAFIIWNGGIVLGAKEAHVVSPHFAQLLYFGLVSATALLPWHFTPGRVSDLFHWCRKNKTFSSLAMLIALGLSFVAVHLFSIAHPYLLADNRHYTFYIWRKAIQARWMMKYILIPLYVYSWFSVINILVFPDLTGKSQPRVWVVSFVFSVALVLVPAPLVEFRYYTIPLVILVLNSPVIGNGKLLALGSAYAAVDLFTLAMFLFRPFHWGHEPGTQRFMW is encoded by the exons ATGGCAATGGTCTGCGGTGTTCTTGTCCATGACCTGCTTCTGTGTATCAAGCCAGGAATTGGCAAGACGAAGGCAACTGCTTATGCTATTCTTGTAGCGTTGTATCCTGTCCACTGGTTCTTTACCTTTCTGTATTATACTGATGTCGCATCATTAGCTTCAGTTCTTGCGATGTACCTGTCCTGCTTGAAGAAACGGTTTTGGGTCAGCGCATTG TTCGGTGCTCTCTCAATACTTTTCCGGCAGACTAATGTAATATGGATGATATTTTTTGCTGCCAATGGAGCCATTGCATATGTGCAAGATCTTTCTCTCAGTGACTGCCTTTCTGATGAGAACAGTGAACCAACAGATAAATCAAGAACAGAAGTGTCTGACAGGGATAGCAAAGTCAGTGCTTTAGGTTTGAGAAGACGACGAACTAATCACCCCATAAGGAAGAGGGGAGTTGTTTCTGGATCTACTAAATCGCACACCA GTTTTACGGAAGAACTATTCGACATCGGCTTCAAAATATGGAATTCAAAGTGTAAAGTTTTAATCACTTTTGCACCGTTCGCAATAGTTCTGGTGGCATTTGGAGCATTTATAATCTGGAATGGTGGCATAGTACTAG GTGCCAAGGAAGCTCATGTTGTTTCGCCACATTTTGCACAGTTATTGTACTTTGGTCTAGTGTCAGCTACTGCCCTCCTACCGTGGCATTTTACTCCCGGACGAGTATCAGACTTGTTCCACTGGTGTAGAAAGAACAAAACCTTTAGTTCTCTGGCAATGCTGATAGCTCTTGGTTTAAGCTTTGTGGCTGTACATTTATTCAG TATTGCTCACCCTTATCTTCTGGCTGACAATAGACATTACACGTTCTATATCTGGAGGAAGGCCATACAAGCTCGCTGGATGATGAAATACATTTTGATTCCACTTTATGTGTACTCATGGTTTTCAGTTATCAACATCTTAG TTTTTCCTGATCTTACAGGGAAATCGCAGCCAAGAGTTTGGGTGGTGTCCTTTGTTTTCTCAGTTGCTCTAGTTCTCGTCCCTGCTCCGTTGGTCGAATTTAGATACTACACAATCCCATTGGTCATACTGGTCCTTAATTCACCGGTAATCGGTAATGGCAAATTGCTTGCTTTGGGGTCTGCATACGCTGCTGTGGATTTGTTCACTCTGGCGATGTTTCTGTTCAGACCATTCCATTGGGGCCATGAGCCGGGAACACAAAGGTTCATGTGGTAG
- the LOC123053822 gene encoding dol-P-Glc:Glc(2)Man(9)GlcNAc(2)-PP-Dol alpha-1,2-glucosyltransferase isoform X2: MGRLAVAAAVAAWAIPIAALVDSIVPDPYMDEIFHVPQAQHYCRGDFLTWDPMITTPPGLYYISLAYLASLFPGAWAIKVAEAFDPLCTTALLRSTNVIMAMVCGVLVHDLLLCIKPGIGKTKATAYAILVALYPVHWFFTFLYYTDVASLASVLAMYLSCLKKRFWVSALFGALSILFRQTNVIWMIFFAANGAIAYVQDLSLSDCLSDENSEPTDKSRTEVSDRDSKVSALGLRRRRTNHPIRKRGVVSGSTKSHTSFTEELFDIGFKIWNSKCKVLITFAPFAIVLVAFGAFIIWNGGIVLGAKEAHVVSPHFAQLLYFGLVSATALLPWHFTPGRVSDLFHWCRKNKTFSSLAMLIALGLSFVAVHLFSIAHPYLLADNRHYTFYIWRKAIQARWMMKYILIPLYVYSWFSVINILGKSQPRVWVVSFVFSVALVLVPAPLVEFRYYTIPLVILVLNSPVIGNGKLLALGSAYAAVDLFTLAMFLFRPFHWGHEPGTQRFMW, translated from the exons ATGGGAAGGCTGGCCGTCGCCGCCGCGGTGGCCGCATGGGCTATCCCGATCGCCGCCTTGGTTGACTCCATCGTGCCTGACCCCTACATG GATGAGATATTCCATGTTCCCCAGGCACAGCACTACTGCCGTGGAGATTTCTTGACTTGGGATCCCATGATCACCACCCCTCCTGGCCT GTACTACATTTCTCTAGCATATCTTGCTTCCCTGTTTCCTGGTGCATGGGCTATCAAGGTAGCAGAGGCATTTGACCCCCTTTGCACCACAGCACTTCTCCGGTCAACTAATGTTATAATGGCAATGGTCTGCGGTGTTCTTGTCCATGACCTGCTTCTGTGTATCAAGCCAGGAATTGGCAAGACGAAGGCAACTGCTTATGCTATTCTTGTAGCGTTGTATCCTGTCCACTGGTTCTTTACCTTTCTGTATTATACTGATGTCGCATCATTAGCTTCAGTTCTTGCGATGTACCTGTCCTGCTTGAAGAAACGGTTTTGGGTCAGCGCATTG TTCGGTGCTCTCTCAATACTTTTCCGGCAGACTAATGTAATATGGATGATATTTTTTGCTGCCAATGGAGCCATTGCATATGTGCAAGATCTTTCTCTCAGTGACTGCCTTTCTGATGAGAACAGTGAACCAACAGATAAATCAAGAACAGAAGTGTCTGACAGGGATAGCAAAGTCAGTGCTTTAGGTTTGAGAAGACGACGAACTAATCACCCCATAAGGAAGAGGGGAGTTGTTTCTGGATCTACTAAATCGCACACCA GTTTTACGGAAGAACTATTCGACATCGGCTTCAAAATATGGAATTCAAAGTGTAAAGTTTTAATCACTTTTGCACCGTTCGCAATAGTTCTGGTGGCATTTGGAGCATTTATAATCTGGAATGGTGGCATAGTACTAG GTGCCAAGGAAGCTCATGTTGTTTCGCCACATTTTGCACAGTTATTGTACTTTGGTCTAGTGTCAGCTACTGCCCTCCTACCGTGGCATTTTACTCCCGGACGAGTATCAGACTTGTTCCACTGGTGTAGAAAGAACAAAACCTTTAGTTCTCTGGCAATGCTGATAGCTCTTGGTTTAAGCTTTGTGGCTGTACATTTATTCAG TATTGCTCACCCTTATCTTCTGGCTGACAATAGACATTACACGTTCTATATCTGGAGGAAGGCCATACAAGCTCGCTGGATGATGAAATACATTTTGATTCCACTTTATGTGTACTCATGGTTTTCAGTTATCAACATCTTAG GGAAATCGCAGCCAAGAGTTTGGGTGGTGTCCTTTGTTTTCTCAGTTGCTCTAGTTCTCGTCCCTGCTCCGTTGGTCGAATTTAGATACTACACAATCCCATTGGTCATACTGGTCCTTAATTCACCGGTAATCGGTAATGGCAAATTGCTTGCTTTGGGGTCTGCATACGCTGCTGTGGATTTGTTCACTCTGGCGATGTTTCTGTTCAGACCATTCCATTGGGGCCATGAGCCGGGAACACAAAGGTTCATGTGGTAG
- the LOC123053822 gene encoding dol-P-Glc:Glc(2)Man(9)GlcNAc(2)-PP-Dol alpha-1,2-glucosyltransferase isoform X1 encodes MGRLAVAAAVAAWAIPIAALVDSIVPDPYMDEIFHVPQAQHYCRGDFLTWDPMITTPPGLYYISLAYLASLFPGAWAIKVAEAFDPLCTTALLRSTNVIMAMVCGVLVHDLLLCIKPGIGKTKATAYAILVALYPVHWFFTFLYYTDVASLASVLAMYLSCLKKRFWVSALFGALSILFRQTNVIWMIFFAANGAIAYVQDLSLSDCLSDENSEPTDKSRTEVSDRDSKVSALGLRRRRTNHPIRKRGVVSGSTKSHTSFTEELFDIGFKIWNSKCKVLITFAPFAIVLVAFGAFIIWNGGIVLGAKEAHVVSPHFAQLLYFGLVSATALLPWHFTPGRVSDLFHWCRKNKTFSSLAMLIALGLSFVAVHLFSIAHPYLLADNRHYTFYIWRKAIQARWMMKYILIPLYVYSWFSVINILVFPDLTGKSQPRVWVVSFVFSVALVLVPAPLVEFRYYTIPLVILVLNSPVIGNGKLLALGSAYAAVDLFTLAMFLFRPFHWGHEPGTQRFMW; translated from the exons ATGGGAAGGCTGGCCGTCGCCGCCGCGGTGGCCGCATGGGCTATCCCGATCGCCGCCTTGGTTGACTCCATCGTGCCTGACCCCTACATG GATGAGATATTCCATGTTCCCCAGGCACAGCACTACTGCCGTGGAGATTTCTTGACTTGGGATCCCATGATCACCACCCCTCCTGGCCT GTACTACATTTCTCTAGCATATCTTGCTTCCCTGTTTCCTGGTGCATGGGCTATCAAGGTAGCAGAGGCATTTGACCCCCTTTGCACCACAGCACTTCTCCGGTCAACTAATGTTATAATGGCAATGGTCTGCGGTGTTCTTGTCCATGACCTGCTTCTGTGTATCAAGCCAGGAATTGGCAAGACGAAGGCAACTGCTTATGCTATTCTTGTAGCGTTGTATCCTGTCCACTGGTTCTTTACCTTTCTGTATTATACTGATGTCGCATCATTAGCTTCAGTTCTTGCGATGTACCTGTCCTGCTTGAAGAAACGGTTTTGGGTCAGCGCATTG TTCGGTGCTCTCTCAATACTTTTCCGGCAGACTAATGTAATATGGATGATATTTTTTGCTGCCAATGGAGCCATTGCATATGTGCAAGATCTTTCTCTCAGTGACTGCCTTTCTGATGAGAACAGTGAACCAACAGATAAATCAAGAACAGAAGTGTCTGACAGGGATAGCAAAGTCAGTGCTTTAGGTTTGAGAAGACGACGAACTAATCACCCCATAAGGAAGAGGGGAGTTGTTTCTGGATCTACTAAATCGCACACCA GTTTTACGGAAGAACTATTCGACATCGGCTTCAAAATATGGAATTCAAAGTGTAAAGTTTTAATCACTTTTGCACCGTTCGCAATAGTTCTGGTGGCATTTGGAGCATTTATAATCTGGAATGGTGGCATAGTACTAG GTGCCAAGGAAGCTCATGTTGTTTCGCCACATTTTGCACAGTTATTGTACTTTGGTCTAGTGTCAGCTACTGCCCTCCTACCGTGGCATTTTACTCCCGGACGAGTATCAGACTTGTTCCACTGGTGTAGAAAGAACAAAACCTTTAGTTCTCTGGCAATGCTGATAGCTCTTGGTTTAAGCTTTGTGGCTGTACATTTATTCAG TATTGCTCACCCTTATCTTCTGGCTGACAATAGACATTACACGTTCTATATCTGGAGGAAGGCCATACAAGCTCGCTGGATGATGAAATACATTTTGATTCCACTTTATGTGTACTCATGGTTTTCAGTTATCAACATCTTAG TTTTTCCTGATCTTACAGGGAAATCGCAGCCAAGAGTTTGGGTGGTGTCCTTTGTTTTCTCAGTTGCTCTAGTTCTCGTCCCTGCTCCGTTGGTCGAATTTAGATACTACACAATCCCATTGGTCATACTGGTCCTTAATTCACCGGTAATCGGTAATGGCAAATTGCTTGCTTTGGGGTCTGCATACGCTGCTGTGGATTTGTTCACTCTGGCGATGTTTCTGTTCAGACCATTCCATTGGGGCCATGAGCCGGGAACACAAAGGTTCATGTGGTAG
- the LOC123053824 gene encoding calmodulin-binding receptor-like cytoplasmic kinase 3: MVAATATEMFLVCFESLCPCFRSKRKDGSEDPVLAKDGNSLSSSEMRSISDRIPSSPLRVPASPSRFSLSSPPSRNDPLNLSLETVIKLTRNFSPALMIGESYFGKAYRMDLQNGLIVAIKRARKEHFASLHAEFKNEIALLKKIEHRNLVQLLGYIDKGNERIVITEFVANGTLREHLDGQHGLILGFGQRLEIAIDVAHGLTYLHLYAEKPIIHRDVKSSNILLTEGFRAKVADFGFARIGSTDPGQSEIQTDVKGTAGYVDPEYLRTNYLTVKSDVFSYGILLLEILSGRRPIEVNRGGREKITVRWAFERYNKGNVQEILDPMLTETVNEDILNKIFDVMFQCVAPTRADRPHMKEVVEKLWKIRRDYAKTQNRAEGSL; encoded by the exons ATGGTAGCCGCTACAGCTACAGAAATGTTTCTTGTGTGCTTTGAATCCTTGTGCCCCTGTTTTCGCTCGAAAAGGAAGGATGGAAGTGAAGATCCTGTTCTTGCAAAAGACGGAAATTCCT TGAGTTCTTCTGAAATGAGGTCAATTTCTGACAGAATTCCCTCGAGCCCTCTTCGGGTACCTGCAAGTCCATCTAGATTTTCATTATCTTCACCGCCAAGTAGAAATGATCCATTGAACCTCAGTCTTGAAACGGTTATTAAACTGACACGTAACTTTTCGCCGGCCTTGATGATTGGCGAAAGTTATTTTGGAAAGGCCTACAGAATGGACTTGCAAAATGGCCTTATTGTGGCTATTAAAAGGGCAAGAAAG GAACATTTTGCTTCTTTACACGCAGAATTCAAAAATGAAATTGCACTACTAAAAAAAATCGAACACAGGAATCTGGTCCAGTTACTTGGATATATTGACAAAGGGAATGAAAGAATTGTCATAACCGAGTTCGTGGCAAATGGCACTCTTAGGGAACATTTGGATG GACAACATGGACTAATATTGGGCTTCGGTCAGCGGCTTGAAATAGCCATAGATGTTGCCCATGGATTAACTTATCTGCATCTATATGCAG AGAAGCCCATTATACACCGGGATGTGAAGTCATCAAACATTCTACTAACTGAAGGCTTCAGGGCAAAAGTAGCCGACTTCGGATTTGCAAGAATTGGTTCGACAGATCCAGGCCAGTCAGAGATTCAAACTGATGTGAAAGGAACAGCTGGCTATGTGGATCCAGAGTATCTGCGGACAAACTATCTGACAGTCAAGAGTGATGTGTTCTCTTACGGCATCTTGCTCCTGGAAATCCTATCAGGTCGTCGTCCTATTGAGGTGAACAGAGGAGGAAGAGAAAAGATTACCGTGCGATGG GCCTTTGAGAGATATAACAAAGGCAATGTCCAGGAGATACTGGATCCAATGTTGACCGAAACAGTAAACGAGGATATACTGAATAAGATTTTCGATGTGATGTTCCAATGCGTCGCTCCTACCCGCGCTGACAGGCCACATATGAAAGAGGTTGTGGAGAAGCTCTGGAAGATACGGAGGGACTACGCTAAAACCCAAAACAGAGCAGAAGGGTCTCTTTAA